In Bythopirellula goksoeyrii, a single window of DNA contains:
- a CDS encoding PIG-L deacetylase family protein, whose product MTSKSSPRRVALAFLAHPDDAEMFCAGTLLRLAELGWEIHIATATPGDCGSATMSRDEIAEIRRAEGAAAAKVLGGTYHCVEERDLNVVFDKPTNRKVIDLFRQIAPSLVFTHPLFDYMLDHEQVHQLARSAAFGYSAPNGSSLPLVAGSMIPWLYYCDPIEGCDPYTREVASHTVCVDITEVIERKSEMLASHASQREWLRAHHGMDEYIETMKRLGAMRGQEIGSSYAEAFTQHRGHPYPQSDLLRELLGEK is encoded by the coding sequence ATGACATCAAAATCTTCTCCGAGGCGAGTAGCCCTGGCATTTCTGGCCCATCCCGACGATGCGGAGATGTTCTGCGCAGGCACTCTCTTGCGCCTCGCTGAGCTGGGCTGGGAAATCCACATTGCAACCGCCACTCCTGGGGATTGTGGATCGGCTACCATGTCGAGGGATGAGATCGCCGAGATTCGTCGTGCCGAAGGCGCGGCGGCCGCCAAGGTTCTCGGTGGTACCTACCACTGCGTAGAAGAACGTGATTTGAATGTTGTTTTCGATAAGCCGACGAATCGAAAAGTGATCGATTTGTTCCGCCAGATTGCCCCCTCGCTAGTCTTCACTCATCCGCTCTTCGACTACATGCTCGATCACGAGCAAGTGCATCAATTGGCGAGGAGTGCCGCATTCGGCTATTCCGCTCCCAATGGGTCGTCATTGCCGTTAGTCGCAGGATCCATGATTCCCTGGCTCTACTACTGTGATCCCATTGAAGGATGTGATCCCTATACGAGAGAAGTTGCGAGCCACACGGTGTGTGTCGACATCACCGAGGTGATAGAGCGAAAGAGTGAGATGCTTGCCAGCCATGCTTCGCAACGTGAGTGGCTCCGAGCCCACCATGGGATGGATGAATACATCGAGACCATGAAGCGGTTAGGTGCGATGCGAGGCCAAGAAATTGGCAGTTCCTATGCGGAGGCTTTCACTCAACATCGAGGACATCCCTATCCCCAATCCGATTTGCTTCGCGAACTTCTAGGAGAAAAATAG
- a CDS encoding sugar phosphate isomerase family has translation MGRPLSKVAPEWWDYTTLDLAILEDAARLTAADLVGLSRDGFEVVIYDTLEEFFCAEALEYIQAWQQATPDNPAGICGPIGPTEQLPLVAKIVNELGLKLHNAHFWGMDEWIEDGKPVATDHPLSFAKADMELCFDRIRPELLMPTGNIHFPTDLEAYSKSYDAVRCVLMQGGQGEVKHWAFNDPPKRNGPYQDQPPSPEEYRQLGTRITDLHPMTVIQNARTSGGGYVPQVPTCAATVGPVETWKAETVSIWHPGHHDNPFGMRLTALMISKQIPDSSVPMSLLADHPQVRFNYYRGGIGTVEAEMH, from the coding sequence GTGGGCCGTCCCCTTAGTAAGGTTGCCCCCGAGTGGTGGGATTACACAACCCTTGATCTGGCAATCCTCGAAGACGCGGCTCGGCTTACTGCCGCTGATTTGGTGGGACTTTCGCGCGACGGTTTTGAAGTCGTTATTTACGATACCTTGGAAGAATTCTTCTGTGCCGAGGCATTGGAGTATATCCAGGCCTGGCAGCAAGCAACTCCTGACAATCCGGCAGGCATTTGCGGTCCGATTGGACCTACTGAGCAACTCCCCTTGGTAGCCAAGATCGTCAACGAACTTGGTTTGAAACTTCATAACGCCCATTTCTGGGGCATGGATGAATGGATCGAGGACGGTAAGCCGGTAGCCACTGATCACCCCCTTTCCTTCGCCAAAGCCGATATGGAACTGTGCTTTGATCGCATTCGTCCTGAGTTGCTGATGCCGACAGGAAACATCCACTTCCCGACAGATTTAGAAGCATATTCCAAGAGTTACGACGCCGTTCGCTGCGTGTTAATGCAAGGAGGGCAGGGCGAAGTCAAGCACTGGGCCTTCAACGATCCCCCCAAACGCAATGGCCCCTACCAGGACCAGCCTCCCTCGCCGGAAGAGTATCGCCAGCTAGGGACTCGCATTACCGATCTGCACCCCATGACGGTCATTCAGAACGCGCGAACCTCGGGCGGTGGGTACGTCCCCCAAGTCCCGACCTGTGCAGCCACCGTGGGCCCTGTCGAGACCTGGAAAGCAGAAACTGTTTCGATCTGGCATCCTGGCCATCACGACAATCCGTTCGGCATGCGCTTGACAGCCCTCATGATCAGTAAGCAAATCCCCGATAGTTCGGTCCCAATGTCGCTGCTGGCGGACCATCCTCAGGTCAGGTTCAATTATTATCGCGGTGGTATTGGTACCGTTGAGGCGGAGATGCACTAA
- a CDS encoding beta/alpha barrel domain-containing protein codes for MAKTLDEKLSRIAADPSCDDFIVADAKDADMAFGISAPGRRRNPTNSESEFLTLADYHATICEIVEQGLVDIMLMSVNTSARLTIAKRLFEKSPVTPAIRANDTTDIWLAGGVGAYGTQPSLSFRSATIDHAMCGHANCTPEERRLGADLGLYSITFNNDATLDRLALEAYRAFRIEAEEKGFRHFLEVFPPNACTNLAAEDVPRFVNDSIARALAGVPPTARPIFLKIPYFGPEPMAELVTYDPSLVVGILGGSAGTTYDAFQMLWEAKQHGARAALFGRKINNAEHQLSFIRQLRALADGQAKPEDAVRAYHTELGEMGIRPDRDLETDLKPTSSTLSYAGSTGRTTVK; via the coding sequence ATGGCTAAAACACTCGACGAAAAACTATCACGCATCGCTGCAGACCCGTCCTGCGATGATTTTATCGTGGCGGATGCCAAGGACGCCGACATGGCATTCGGCATCTCCGCGCCAGGTCGGCGCCGAAATCCCACAAATAGCGAATCAGAGTTTCTCACGCTTGCAGATTACCACGCAACGATTTGTGAAATAGTCGAACAAGGTCTCGTTGATATTATGCTGATGAGTGTCAACACGAGCGCTCGCCTGACGATCGCAAAGCGACTCTTTGAGAAGAGTCCCGTTACACCAGCGATCCGAGCCAATGACACAACCGACATTTGGCTGGCAGGGGGAGTGGGTGCTTACGGAACACAGCCCTCGCTGTCCTTTCGCTCGGCAACCATCGATCATGCGATGTGTGGCCATGCGAACTGCACCCCCGAAGAGCGCCGCTTGGGTGCCGATTTGGGTCTCTATTCGATCACGTTCAACAATGACGCGACCCTAGATCGCCTGGCTCTAGAAGCCTATCGGGCATTTCGAATCGAGGCTGAGGAGAAGGGATTTCGCCATTTCCTGGAAGTCTTTCCTCCCAATGCGTGTACGAATCTTGCCGCAGAGGATGTCCCCAGGTTCGTCAATGATTCGATCGCCCGTGCACTGGCCGGTGTTCCTCCCACTGCCCGACCGATCTTTCTCAAGATTCCCTATTTCGGCCCCGAACCGATGGCGGAACTAGTGACGTACGATCCTTCTCTCGTCGTAGGAATCTTGGGAGGGTCGGCAGGAACAACCTATGACGCTTTTCAAATGTTGTGGGAAGCCAAGCAGCATGGTGCTCGTGCAGCCTTGTTTGGTAGAAAGATTAACAATGCAGAGCATCAGCTTTCATTCATAAGGCAATTGAGAGCGCTGGCGGATGGACAGGCCAAACCAGAAGATGCAGTTCGAGCGTATCATACTGAATTGGGAGAAATGGGTATTCGACCGGATCGAGACTTAGAGACAGATCTAAAGCCAACTTCCTCAACGCTCAGCTATGCAGGTTCGACTGGACGGACCACTGTGAAGTAA
- a CDS encoding sigma-70 family RNA polymerase sigma factor: MTQATKSNATKPNESQSSPVTKISFAELVTLAKTQGFLTYQQADSHLPDECADSVHVDRLLDLVDTLKIDFVEGEGSPRYSEDVVLGDREAMYTDELPKLTDDPIRMYLSQMCRIPLLNREEEIILAKKIELTRKRFRRNLLRSFCALANTVEVLQKVHAGELPFDRTIKVSLTERLTKEQVSKRMPINLPTLTHLMGQQQLDFAILINRLAPAEEKQAARARYISRRRKMLHLVEEMSLRTRRVQPMMKVIEELSQRMDRLQSHLQQLKAENASVARMEPVRRELKELMLRTLESPQSLRNRCQLLRKQLKEFERVKRELSSGNLRLVVSIAKKYRNRGMSFLDLIQEGNTGLMRAVDKYEYRRGFKFSTYATWWIRQAITRAIADQARTIRIPVHMIDVLSKLQQTAKRLQHEMGRMPTHEETALAAGIDLDESLHVLDIGRTPVSLDRPIGEGDDCSFGEFVEDSHSDNPLKLANNGLLREKIDELLKTLTYREREIVRLRYGLADGYCYTLEEVGRIFKVTRERVRQIEAKAVSKLQNPVRSSELSEYVADSPVLAEEEVWDTAPVIEELAAA; this comes from the coding sequence ATGACCCAAGCTACGAAATCAAACGCTACGAAACCCAACGAATCCCAAAGCTCGCCCGTTACCAAGATTTCTTTTGCCGAGCTTGTTACTTTAGCCAAGACTCAAGGTTTTCTGACCTATCAGCAGGCCGATTCTCATCTGCCGGATGAATGTGCCGACTCGGTGCATGTCGATCGTCTGCTTGACCTAGTGGACACTCTCAAAATTGATTTTGTTGAAGGCGAAGGAAGTCCTCGCTATTCAGAAGATGTGGTTCTCGGCGACCGAGAAGCCATGTACACGGATGAGCTTCCCAAGCTGACCGATGATCCGATAAGAATGTACTTGTCGCAGATGTGCCGGATTCCCTTGTTAAATCGAGAAGAGGAAATCATCTTGGCCAAGAAGATCGAACTCACACGCAAGCGATTCCGCCGCAATCTCTTGCGTTCATTCTGTGCTTTGGCCAACACAGTTGAGGTACTACAGAAAGTGCATGCCGGAGAACTTCCCTTCGATCGCACGATTAAGGTCTCGCTCACCGAACGGCTGACCAAAGAGCAAGTTTCCAAGCGGATGCCGATTAACCTTCCCACGTTAACGCACCTGATGGGACAACAACAGCTGGATTTTGCCATTCTGATCAACCGGCTGGCACCCGCCGAAGAAAAGCAAGCAGCCAGGGCTCGCTACATAAGTCGCCGTCGTAAGATGCTGCACTTGGTCGAGGAAATGAGTCTGCGCACCCGTCGGGTGCAACCGATGATGAAAGTCATTGAGGAACTTTCCCAAAGGATGGACCGCTTGCAGAGCCATCTCCAGCAATTGAAAGCCGAAAATGCCTCGGTGGCACGCATGGAACCTGTCCGCCGCGAATTGAAGGAACTGATGCTCCGCACACTCGAATCACCTCAGAGCTTGCGGAATCGCTGCCAATTGCTTCGCAAGCAATTGAAGGAATTTGAGCGAGTGAAGCGCGAACTTTCCAGCGGCAACTTGCGATTGGTCGTTTCCATCGCCAAGAAATACCGTAACCGCGGTATGAGCTTTTTGGATTTGATCCAAGAAGGCAACACAGGTTTGATGCGAGCGGTCGATAAATACGAATATCGACGTGGATTCAAGTTTTCCACTTATGCTACTTGGTGGATTCGCCAGGCGATTACGCGAGCCATCGCCGATCAAGCCCGCACGATTCGCATCCCAGTTCATATGATCGATGTCCTGAGCAAGCTGCAGCAAACGGCCAAGCGACTTCAACATGAGATGGGCCGCATGCCGACGCACGAAGAAACCGCTTTGGCGGCGGGTATCGACCTCGATGAAAGTCTGCACGTACTAGATATCGGCCGTACTCCAGTAAGTCTCGACCGCCCCATAGGCGAGGGAGATGATTGCAGCTTTGGTGAATTTGTGGAAGATTCTCATTCAGACAATCCACTGAAGTTGGCCAACAATGGGCTACTTCGTGAGAAAATCGACGAACTCTTGAAGACGCTTACCTATCGAGAGCGGGAAATCGTGCGGCTGCGCTACGGCTTGGCTGATGGCTACTGTTATACACTCGAGGAAGTCGGCCGCATCTTCAAAGTGACTCGCGAACGGGTACGTCAGATCGAGGCCAAAGCAGTTTCGAAATTGCAGAACCCCGTACGGAGTAGCGAACTCAGCGAATATGTAGCCGACAGCCCAGTCCTGGCAGAAGAAGAAGTCTGGGATACGGCTCCCGTAATCGAAGAACTGGCCGCTGCCTAA